In the Streptomyces coeruleoprunus genome, CTTGGCCACCTCCGTGAACTTCTGGCCCGAGAAGGAGTTGACCGTGAAGACCAGGCCGGTCGCCTCCGCCGGGAGGCGGCCCAGGTCGACCGTGATGACCTCGTCGTCGCCCGCGCCCTCGCCCGTCAGGTTGTCGCCGGAGTGCCGGATCGCGCCGCCCAGGATGGTCAGCTTGCCGAAGTAGCAGCTGTCCAGGTGGTTGCGCTGCGGGCCGTACGCGATGACGGACGCGTCCAGGTCGATGTCCTTGCCCCGGTACGCCGGCTCCCAGCCGAGGCCCATCTTCACCTGCGACAGCAGGGGGCGGCCGCCCTTGACCAGCGACACCGTCTGGTTCTTCTGGAGGCTGACCCTGCCCTTGTCCAGGTTGATCTTCCCGGTGGCGGGAGGGGTCGACGGCACCGGTGGCGCGGGTTCCTCGTCGACCGTCACGCCGAAGTCCGTGGCGATGCCCGCCAGCCCGTTCGCGTACCCCTGGCCCACCGCGCGGGCCTTCCACGCGCCGCCCCGCCGGTACACCTCGACGACGATCAGCGCCGTCTCGGAGCCCAGCTGCGGCGGGGTGAACGTGGCGAGGACCGCCCCGGAGTCCGCGTCGCGGACCGTCGCGGTCGGCTCGATGCCCTGGAAGGTCTGGCCCGCGGCGTCCGGGCTGGCCGTGACGACGATCTTCTCGATGTCCGCGGGCACCGCGCCCGTGTCCACCGTGATGGCGTCCGGGGCGGAACCGCCTCCGGACCGGTGGGTGACACCGGGGCCGGACGGCTGGTTGTAGAAGATGAAGTCGTCGTCGGAGCGCACCTTGCCGCTGGCGGTGAGCAGCAGGCCCGATACGTCGAGCCGCACCGGAGCGGCGACATCCACCGCCACGCGCACCGCGGACAGGGGGATGTTCGAGCCGGGGGTCATAGCTGTCATGCCTGGCGTAACGACCGAGTCCGCTTTGCCGTTCCCTTACCTGCCGCGGTTGCGGGGGTGCATCCGGGCCGCCCGCTCGTTGCCGTGCTTGTAGGCGCCCGTCCAGCGGGCCATCACCAGCTGGGCGTCGCCCGTCTCCGCCTCGGCGAGGAACTTCTCGGCGCGGGCACCGCGCACGGTCCCGGCCGGACGGCCCCGATGGGTGATCTCGACCGTGCCGTCGGCGAGGCGGGTGTACGTGAATCCGTGGGGTCGTGGCATGGCCCCATGGTCGGTTGCGGGGACGGGCGTGTCAGGTGGTTTTTCCCGGCCGCCTATCCTTCGGCCGTGACTGGGAGGGCCACTTTTCGTACGGGGGACGTGGACGAGGCGCGCCGGGAGATCGCCGCGCGGTTCTACGCCAACTTCATGGACGTCATCGAGGCGCGGGGGCGTCCGTTCGCGGCGCGGTTCGAGACCGTCGGCCTCGGGTCGGTCGTCGTGGGGGACATGCGCTGCGGGGCCGACGTGCGGATGCGCTTCGCCGAGCTGGGCGCGTACCACGTGAACGTGCCGCTGAGCGGGCGGCTGGAGCTGCGGCAGGGCACCGCCGCCGTGACGGCGACGGCCGAGCGCGGCGTCGTGCTGGACCCGGCCGGGCAGGTCGTCGTGGACCGGTGGGCGGGGGACTGCCGGGTGCTCGCCGTCAAGGTGGACCCGGCGGCGCTGCGGCGCCGGCTGGAGGAGCTGCTGGGCCGGGCGCCGCGCGGGCCGCTCGTGCTGGGCCGCGACCTGGACGTGGCACGCGGGCACGGCCGCGACTGGGCCCGGCTGGTGCGGCGGGTGGCCCGTGAGGCGGCCGACCCGCAGGGCCTGGCGCAGCACCCGCTGGTGGCCCGCCCGCTGGAGGACGCGCTGCTCACGGGGCTGCTGCTGACCACCGGGCACCGGTACCGCGACGAGCTGACGCGGCCCGCGCGACCCCTGCGCCCCGCGCCCGTCAAGCGGGTCATGGACGCGGTACGGGAACGGCCCGAGCACCCGTTCACGGTCACCGAGCTGGCCGCGCTCGCCCGGGTGAGCCCCCGGCGCCTCCAGGAGTCGTTCCGCGCCCATGTCGGTATGACCCCGATGGAGTACGTCCGGGACGTCCGCCTGGCCCGGACCCGCGCCGAGCTGTGCGCCGCCGAGCCGGGTGCGGGGGTGACGGTCAGTGAGGTGGCCTGGCGCTGGGGCTTCACGCACCTGGGGCGGTTCGCCGCGCGATACCGGGAGCGGTTCGGCGAGACGCCCTCGCAGACGCTGAACGGGCGGCCGGCGCCGGGCTGCTGACGCGGGGTGCGCCGCGCATTGCGGACAGCGGGCCGCGCTGAGCGGCTGAGTGATCGTTTCCGCGGCCTCTAGGGTGCTGGTGGGCGGCGGCGCGTCGACCCCCGTGATGCGCCGCCGCCCCCGTGACCCGTCCGGCCGGATTGCCCCCCGTGAGATCGGGCCGGACGGGTGTCCCGTGGCACCGGGCCGCCGCTCCCGGTCGCCGTGGTGCGGCCGGAGGCGGGCCCGTCACCGGGTCAGTGCGGCCACCGCGGCGGGTGGGTGCAGAAGTGGCCACCGAGGTGCGCGTGGTCGGGGTTGGCGTCGTCCAGCTCGCCCTGCTCGGCGACGAGCTTCGCGGCGTACCGCTCCGAGTCGTCCTGCGGCTCGTAGCCGAGCGCCCGGGCCGACGAGAGGTCCCACCACAGGCGGGTGTTGGCGGACGACCCGTACACGACGGTGTGGCGGACGTCCTCGGCGGTGAGCGCCGCGTGGAAGAGGCGGGCGGCGTCGGCGGGGCTCAGCCAGACGGAGAGCATCCGCACCGAGGTGGGCTCCGCGAAGCAGGACCCGATCCGCACGGAGACGGTCTCCATGCCGTGCAGGTCCCAGTACAGCTGGGCCAGATCCTCGCCGAAGCACTTGGACAGGCCGTAGAAGGTGTCGGGGCGGCGGGGCGTGCCGACCGGGATGAGCGGGTCGTCGCCGCGCGGGCGCGGGGTGAAGCCGACCGCGTGGTTGCTGGAGGCGAAGACGATCCGGCGGACGCCCTCGGCGCGCGCCGCCTCGTAGAGGTTGTACGTGCCTTCGATGTTGGCGCGCAGGATCTTCTCGAAGGGGGCTTCCAGGGAGATGCCCGCGAGGTGGATGATCGCGTCGACGCCCTTCACGGCCTCGCGCAGCGCCTCCTTGTCGGCGAGGTCGGCGGTGATCGCGTCCGGCGCGCCCTCGACGGGGGCGACGTCGAGGAGGCGCAGCTCGTACCCGTAGGTGGGCAGCAGCCCTCGCATCAGGGTGCCGAGGCCCCCGGCGGCGCCGGTGAGCAGGACGGTGCGGGCAGCGGGCATCAGCGGGTCTCCTTGCTCTGTCACGGTCCGGCCCACAGCCGGGAGTGACTCAGGTACATGGACCTCATTCACATGCGTGGACACGCTATTGAGCGGTCACGGCACCGTCAAGTGCCGCCGTGTCGTGCGGTTTTGCTCCTTGACCGGCCCTATGGGGCTGCCCTAGCGTGGTCGCGTTCAGAAATATGGACAGCGATCAGAAACGTGTACACCATGACGGTTTCGCCCAGGGAGCGCCCGTGACGTCCGTGACGCCCGTGACCTCAACCCCGCTCGCCGGCCGACTGGACGGCCTGCTTTTCTTCCCCGTCACCGCGTACGGCCCCGAGGGCGGCCTCGACCTCGACGCCTTCCGCGCCCATGTGCGCGCGGGCGTGGAGGCCGGAGCGGCCGCCGTCTTCGCGTGCTGCGGCACGGGCGAGTTCCACGCCCTGGCACCCGACGAGTACCGCGCCTGCGTCGCCGCCGCCGTGGAGGAGGCCGCCGGGCGGGTTCCCGTCGTGGCCGGCACCGGCTACGGCACCGCGCTCGCCGTCCACTACGCGAAGCTCGCCGAGGAGGCGGGCGCCGACGGGCTCCTCGCCCTGCCGCCCTACCTCGTCGTCCCCGACCAGGAAGGGCTGCTGCGGCACTACACGGCCCTCGCCGCCGCCACCGCGCTGGACGTCATCGTCTACCAGCGCGACAACGCGGTCCTCACCCCCGCGACCGCCGTCGCCCTCGCCCGCGTCGACCGGATCATCGGCCTCAAGGACGGCCACGGCGACCTCGACCTGATGCAGCGCATCGTCAGCGCCGTGCGCACCGAGGGCCTGGACCTGCTGTACTTCAACGGCCTGCCCACCGCCGAACTCACCGGGCCCGCCTACCGGGGCATCGGCGTGACCCTCTACTCGTCGGCCGTCTTCTGCTTCGCGCCCGAGATCGCCCTCGCCTTCCACCGGGCGCTCGGCCGGGGGGACGACGCGACCGTGAACCGGCTCGTCGACGGCTTCTACCGGCCCCTCGTCGAACTGCGCTCCCAAGGCCGCGGATACGCCGTCTCCCTGGTCAAGGCCGGTGTGCGGCTGCGCGGCCTCGACGTCGGCGAGGTCCGCCCGCCGCTGAGCGAGCCCACGCCCGCCCACATCAAGGAACTCGCGGGCCTCGTCGAGCGCGGCCTGGCGCTCGTGGACGCGGACGGCGGCACGGTCCCGCCGGACGCCGACGGCGGCCGCGCCGACGCCGTGGAGGGCGCCCGGTGAGAGCGTCCGCCTTCGTCTACCCCTGGGACGTCGTCGGCGACCCCGACGCCGCCGCCCGCATCGCCGGCCTGAACGTCCGGCAGGTCACGCTCGCCTCCGCGTACCACTCCACCCGCGCCCTCACCCCGCGCCACCCCCGCCACCGCCTCGTCACCGCCGAGTACGCCGCCGTGCTCTACCCGCCCGACCCCGCACGCTGGGCGGGACGCCGCCTGCGCCCGTACGCGGCGGGGGACTGGGCGCCCGGCGACGCGTACGGGCGGGCGGCCGAAGCCCTGGAGGCCGCCGGCCTGGAGGTCCACAGCTGGGTGATCCTCGCCCACAACTCCCGCCTCGGCGCCGAACACCCG is a window encoding:
- a CDS encoding TerD family protein, with product MTPGSNIPLSAVRVAVDVAAPVRLDVSGLLLTASGKVRSDDDFIFYNQPSGPGVTHRSGGGSAPDAITVDTGAVPADIEKIVVTASPDAAGQTFQGIEPTATVRDADSGAVLATFTPPQLGSETALIVVEVYRRGGAWKARAVGQGYANGLAGIATDFGVTVDEEPAPPVPSTPPATGKINLDKGRVSLQKNQTVSLVKGGRPLLSQVKMGLGWEPAYRGKDIDLDASVIAYGPQRNHLDSCYFGKLTILGGAIRHSGDNLTGEGAGDDEVITVDLGRLPAEATGLVFTVNSFSGQKFTEVAKAYCRLMDASTGEELVRFDLTSAEPQTGVMMCKLIRQYSGEWEMTAMGDFVKSRTVRGMLQSAAQAL
- a CDS encoding 5-dehydro-4-deoxyglucarate dehydratase, with translation MTSTPLAGRLDGLLFFPVTAYGPEGGLDLDAFRAHVRAGVEAGAAAVFACCGTGEFHALAPDEYRACVAAAVEEAAGRVPVVAGTGYGTALAVHYAKLAEEAGADGLLALPPYLVVPDQEGLLRHYTALAAATALDVIVYQRDNAVLTPATAVALARVDRIIGLKDGHGDLDLMQRIVSAVRTEGLDLLYFNGLPTAELTGPAYRGIGVTLYSSAVFCFAPEIALAFHRALGRGDDATVNRLVDGFYRPLVELRSQGRGYAVSLVKAGVRLRGLDVGEVRPPLSEPTPAHIKELAGLVERGLALVDADGGTVPPDADGGRADAVEGAR
- a CDS encoding NAD(P)-dependent oxidoreductase encodes the protein MPAARTVLLTGAAGGLGTLMRGLLPTYGYELRLLDVAPVEGAPDAITADLADKEALREAVKGVDAIIHLAGISLEAPFEKILRANIEGTYNLYEAARAEGVRRIVFASSNHAVGFTPRPRGDDPLIPVGTPRRPDTFYGLSKCFGEDLAQLYWDLHGMETVSVRIGSCFAEPTSVRMLSVWLSPADAARLFHAALTAEDVRHTVVYGSSANTRLWWDLSSARALGYEPQDDSERYAAKLVAEQGELDDANPDHAHLGGHFCTHPPRWPH
- a CDS encoding AraC family transcriptional regulator; the protein is MTGRATFRTGDVDEARREIAARFYANFMDVIEARGRPFAARFETVGLGSVVVGDMRCGADVRMRFAELGAYHVNVPLSGRLELRQGTAAVTATAERGVVLDPAGQVVVDRWAGDCRVLAVKVDPAALRRRLEELLGRAPRGPLVLGRDLDVARGHGRDWARLVRRVAREAADPQGLAQHPLVARPLEDALLTGLLLTTGHRYRDELTRPARPLRPAPVKRVMDAVRERPEHPFTVTELAALARVSPRRLQESFRAHVGMTPMEYVRDVRLARTRAELCAAEPGAGVTVSEVAWRWGFTHLGRFAARYRERFGETPSQTLNGRPAPGC